In Solanum stenotomum isolate F172 chromosome 6, ASM1918654v1, whole genome shotgun sequence, one DNA window encodes the following:
- the LOC125867583 gene encoding polygalacturonase non-catalytic subunit AroGP2 — protein sequence MHNKNLVSSYILLVLLFSLPSFNIVVAGDGENSGDAGNPFTPKGYLIRYWKKHVSNELPKPWFLLNKASPLNAAQYATYTKLVADQNALTTHLQSFCSSANLMCAPDLSPSLVKHTGNIHFTTYGNKNFTNYGTNEPGIGVNSFKNYSEDASVNSFRRYGRGSPRDNKFDNYAPDGNVIEQSFNSYSTNTPGGSGQFTNYAPNTNVPDLRFTAYSDQGTGGEQEFKTYLEQGNSGGQSFKSYGKNGNGADSKFTSYGNETNVAASTFTNYGQNANGENQNFTSYATNGNNPQNNFNNYGVGGNGPSETFTHYRDQSNVGDDKFINYVKDANAGEANFTNYGQSFNEGTDVFTTYGKGGNDPHINFKTYGVNNTFKDYVKDTATFSNYQNETSQDLASSSEVDGGKKVNNNRWVEPGKFFREKMLKSGIIMPMPDIKDKMPKRSFLPRVIASKLPFSYSKIDELKKIFHAANDSQVAKMIGNALSECEREPSTGEMKQCVNSAEDMIDFATSVLGRNVVVQTTENTKGSNGNIMIGSVNGINGGKVTRSVSCHQTLYPSLLYYCHSVPKVRVYQADILDSNSKAKINHGVAICHVDTSSWGPSHGAFIALGSRPGKIEVCHWIFENDMTWTIAD from the exons ATGCATAACAAAAATCTTGTTTCTTCCTACATCTTACTTGTTCTTTTGTTCTCACTACCATCTTTCAAT ATTGTTGTAGCTGGAGATGGAGAAAATTCTGGTGATGCTGGTAACCCATTTACACCAAAAGGTTATCTAATTAGATACTGGAAAAAACATGTCTCAAATGAATTACCAAAGCCATGGTTCCTTCTCAACAAAGCATCTCCATTGAATGCTGCACAATATGCAACTTATACTAAACTTGTTGCTGATCAAAATGCACTCACTACACACCTCCAATCCTTTTGCTCTTCAGCAAATCTCATGTGCGCACCAGATTTGTCACCAAGTCTCGTAAAACACACCGGAAATATCCACTTTACCACTTACGGCAACAAAAATTTCACCAATTACGGAACCAACGAACCTGGAATCGGAGTTAACTCCTTCAAAAACTATTCCGAGGATGCATCTGTAAATTCTTTCAGACGTTACGGTAGAGGTTCTCCCCGTGATAATAAATTTGACAATTATGCCCCTGATGGCAATGTAATTGAACAAAGTTTCAATTCCTATAGCACAAATACTCCAGGGGGTTCTGGCCAATTCACTAATTACGCCCCAAATACCAATGTCCCCGATCTGCGGTTCACTGCCTATTCCGATCAAGGAACAGGCGGGGAACAAGAATTCAAAACTTATTTAGAACAAGGGAATTCTGGTGGCCAATCTTTCAAAAGCTATGGCAAAAATGGGAATGGTGCAGATAGTAAATTCACCAGCTATGGAAACGAAACTAATGTTGCAGCCTCAACATTTACAAACTATGGTCAAAATGCAAATggagaaaatcaaaatttcacttCTTATGCTACTAACGGCAATAATCCTcaaaacaatttcaacaactaTGGCGTTGGAGGTAATGGTCCATCCGAGACTTTCACTCACTACAGAGATCAATCAAATGTTGGTGATGACAAGTTCATTAACTATGTCAAGGATGCAAATGCTGGTGAAGCGAATTTCACCAACTATGGTCAATCATTCAATGAAGGTACTGATGTATTCACTACTTACGGCAAAGGGGGTAATGATCCGCATATTAATTTTAAGACTTACGGAGTTAACAACACTTTCAAAGATTATGTCAAAGATACTGCTACATTTTCCAATTACCAAAACGAAACTTCCCAGGATTTAGCTTCGTCGAGTGAGGTTGACGGTGGGAAAAAGGTGAACAATAACCGGTGGGTTGAGCCAGGAAAGTTTTTCCGGGAGAAGATGTTGAAGAGTGGTATAATCATGCCTATGCCAGATATAAAGGATAAGATGCCTAAAAGGTCATTTTTGCCCCGGGTGATTGCTTCGAAATTACCCTTTTCATACTCAAAAATTGATGAGCTGAAGAAAATTTTCCATGCCGCCAATGATTCTCAGGTGGCAAAGATGATCGGAAATGCCTTGAGCGAGTGTGAAAGAGAACCGAGCACTGGCGAGATGAAACAGTGTGTTAACTCAGCTGAAGATATGATTGATTTCGCAACATCAGTGTTGGGTCGAAATGTTGTGGTTCAAACAACTGAAAATACAAAAGGGTCAAATGGGAATATCATGATAGGATCTGTCAACGGAATCAATGGTGGAAAAGTTACCAGATCAGTATCCTGTCATCAAACCTTGTACCCTTCCTTACTATATTACTGTCACTCGGTTCCTAAAGTCCGTGTCTACCAAGCGGATATTTTGGACTCAAATTCAAAGGCTAAGATCAACCATGGTGTTGCCATTTGCCATGTGGATACTTCTTCATGGGGACCTAGTCATGGAGCCTTCATTGCACTCGGGTCAAGACCCGGGAAAATTGAGGTTTGCCACTGGATCTTTGAAAACGATATGACTTGGACAATCGCTGATTAA
- the LOC125867585 gene encoding polygalacturonase non-catalytic subunit AroGP3-like, protein MHTKTFLSSCISLVLLFSLSSFNVVVARNGDKSGNPFTPKGYLIRYWSKHVSNDLPKPWFLLNKASPLNAAQYATYTKLVADQNALTTHLQSFCSSANLMCAPDLLPNLEKHKGDVHFVSYGDKNFTNYGTKESGVGFNSFKNYSDQGNFPVNSFRRYSRDSPHDNQFDNYAPDGNVPDQSFNSYSTNTPGGSGQFNNYDPNSNVANMGFNSYADNGAGSVQKFTNYAPSDSNIPNMHFTSYSDHGTGGEEEFKSYSDDANGGVQSFKNYGKDGNGPNGKFIEYGNKANDPQNNFNNYGIEGTGLSETFTNYRDQSTLGDDKFTVYVKDANGGEANFTNYGQSTDEFDNGTDEFTTYGEGGNDPHINFKTYGVNNNFKGYVKDTATFSNYRNKTSQVSASLTGGKKVNNRWVEPGKFFREKMLKSGTIMPMPDIKDKMPKRSFLPRVIAAKLPFSTSKIDELKKIFHAANDSQVAKMIGDALSECERAPSAGETKWCANSAEDMIDFAISVLGRNVVVRTTENTKGSKGNIMIGAVKGINGGKVTQSVSCHQTLFPYLLYYCHSVPKVRVYEADILDPNSKAKINHGVAICHVDTSLWGPKHGAFIALGSGPGKIEVCHWIFENDMTWAAAD, encoded by the exons ATGCATACCAAAACTTTTCTTTCTTCATGCATCTCACTTGTTCTTTTGTTCTCACTTTCATCTTTCAAT GTTGTTGTGGCTAGAAATGGAGACAAATCCGGGAACCCATTTACGCCAAAAGGTTATCTGATTAGATACTGGAGTAAGCATGTGTCAAATGACTTACCAAAGCCATGGTTTCTTCTCAACAAGGCATCTCCATTGAATGCTGCACAATATGCAACTTACACTAAACTTGTTGCTGATCAAAATGCACTCACCACACACCTCCAATCCTTTTGCTCTTCAGCAAATCTCATGTGTGCACCAGATTTGTTACCAAATCTTGAAAAACACAAAGGAGATGTCCATTTTGTCTCTTACGGTGACAAGAACTTTACCAATTACGGCACCAAAGAATCTGGTGTCGGATTCAACTCCTTCAAGAACTATTCTGATCAAGGAAATTTCCCTGTGAATTCTTTCAGGCGCTACAGTAGAGATTCTCCCCATGATAATCAATTTGACAACTATGCCCCTGATGGCAATGTACCTGACCAAAGTTTCAACAGCTATAGCACAAATACTCCAGGGGGATCTGGCCAATTCAATAATTACGACCCAAATAGCAATGTTGCCAATATGGGGTTCAATTCCTATGCTGACAATGGAGCTGGTTCGgtccaaaaattcacaaattacGCCCCAAGTGATTCTAATATCCCTAACATGCACTTTACTTCTTATTCTGACCACGGAACGGGAGGGGAAGAAGAATTCAAATCCTACTCAGACGATGCAAATGGTGGAGTCCAATCTTTCAAAAACTATGGAAAAGATGGGAATGGTCCTAATGGTAAATTCATCGAGTATGGAAACAAAGCCAATGATCCtcaaaataatttcaacaactaTGGCATTGAAGGTACTGGTCTATCTGAGACTTTTACTAACTACAGAGATCAATCAACTCTTGGTGATGACAAGTTCACCGTCTATGTTAAGGACGCAAATGGTGGTGAAGCAAATTTCACCAACTATGGTCAATCTACTGATGAATTTGATAACGGTACTGATGAATTCACTACCTATGGCGAAGGGGGTAATGACCCACATATTAATTTCAAAACTTACGGAGTTAACAACAACTTCAAAGGTTATGTCAAAGACACTGCCACATTTTCCAATTACCGAAACAAAACTTCCCAAGTTTCGGCTTCATTAACCGGTGGCAAAAAGGTGAATAACCGGTGGGTTGAGCCCGGAAAGTTTTTCCGGGAGAAGATGTTGAAGAGTGGTACAATCATGCCTATGCCAGATATTAAGGATAAGATGCCTAAAAGGTCATTTTTGCCCCGGGTGATTGCTGCGAAATTACCCTTTTCTACCTCAAAGATTGATGAGCTGAAGAAAATCTTCCATGCCGCCAATGATTCTCAGGTGGCAAAGATGATCGGCGATGCTCTCAGTGAATGTGAAAGAGCACCGAGCGCCGGTGAGACGAAATGGTGTGCTAACTCAGCCGAAGATATGATTGATTTCGCAATATCAGTGTTGGGTCGAAATGTGGTGGTTCGAACGACTGAGAATACAAAAGGATCAAAGGGGAATATCATGATAGGAGCAGTCAAAGGAATCAACGGTGGAAAAGTTACACAATCAGTATCATGTCACCAGACCTTGTTCCCTTACTTATTGTATTACTGTCATTCGGTTCCTAAAGTCCGGGTCTATGAAGCGGATATTTTGGACCCGAACTCAAAGGCTAAGATCAATCATGGTGTTGCCATTTGCCATGTGGATACTTCTTTATGGGGACCCAAGCACGGAGCCTTCATTGCACTTGGGTCAGGACCCGGGAAAATTGAGGTTTGTCACTGGATCTTTGAGAATGACATGACTTGGGCTGCTGCTGATTGA